Part of the Candidatus Aegiribacteria sp. genome, CTTATTAAGACTATTTTTCGCGCCGTAGAAACATTAGAAAAATTCTCCGAATCAGGCAGACGCCCCCCAGAACTCAAGGGCACACAATATAGAGAAAAAATTGTTGGTCCCTGCCGCATATTCTACCGACAGGAAAAAAAGAAGATCTACATTCTTTATGTAATGCGTGTTGAGCGTGAATTACGCAAACACTTGCTTGAGGAACGCAAGAAGATAAAAAGCTAACAAAAGCATGAAACAGCCACAGGCGCACAG contains:
- a CDS encoding type II toxin-antitoxin system RelE/ParE family toxin — encoded protein: MVGLIWTEPALHDLNDIAEYIALDNLDASKRLIKTIFRAVETLEKFSESGRRPPELKGTQYREKIVGPCRIFYRQEKKKIYILYVMRVERELRKHLLEERKKIKS